A section of the Malus sylvestris chromosome 17, drMalSylv7.2, whole genome shotgun sequence genome encodes:
- the LOC126610860 gene encoding tryptophan synthase alpha chain-like: MATFLRYTSTTGIGFQLKNPQNPFHLHSHSQTRTLSTQKRLVTPMAALSITSPTTNISHTFRKLKDQGKVAFIPYITAGDPDLSTTAQALKMLDSCGSDLIELGVPYSDPIIDGPVIQASATRSLARGTNFNAIMSMLKEVVPQLSCPIVLFSYLNPILNHGVEKFMHNIMDVGVHGLVVPDAPFEVTKSLRIEAVKNKIELALLTTPTTPTDRMKDIVEASEGFVYLVSSVGVTGVRESVNEQVPTLLREIRKATSKPVAVGFGLSKPEHLKQVAEWGADGVIIGSAIVKVLGEAKSPKEGLKELETFIKSLKSALL, from the coding sequence ATGGCTACTTTTCTCAGATATACTAGTACTACTGGTATTGGCTTTCAACTTAAGAATCCTCAAAACCCATTCCATCTCCATTCTCATTCTCAAACACGTACCCTCTCAACCCAAAAAAGACTAGTAACCCCAATGGCTGCTCTCAGCATTACCTCGCCTACCACCAACATCTCACACACATTTAGAAAACTCAAGGACCAAGGCAAAGTGGCATTTATCCCCTACATCACCGCCGGCGATCCTGATCTTTCAACCACGGCTCAAGCTCTGAAGATGCTCGATTCTTGTGGATCAGACTTGATCGAATTAGGCGTGCCATACTCGGATCCAATAATAGACGGTCCAGTTATTCAGGCTTCAGCCACACGTTCCTTGGCAAGAGGGACGAATTTCAACGCAATTATGTCAATGTTGAAGGAGGTGGTGCCACAATTGTCTTGTCCAATTGTTCTATTTTCGTACCTCAACCCTATTCTTAACCATGGTGTTGAAAAGTTCATGCACAACATTATGGACGTTGGGGTACATGGGCTTGTGGTTCCAGACGCTCCATTTGAAGTGACAAAAAGTTTGAGAATCGAAGCTGTGAAAAATAAGATAGAGTTGGCTCTACTAACCACACCAACTACTCCAACAGATCGAATGAAAGACATTGTTGAAGCTTCAGAAGGATTTGTATACCTCGTGAGCTCCGTGGGAGTTACCGGTGTACGTGAATCCGTGAATGAACAAGTTCCAACCCTTTTAAGGGAAATTAGAAAGGCGACAAGCAAGCCTGTGGCAGTTGGCTTTGGGCTCTCAAAGCCTGAACACTTAAAGCAAGTAGCCGAGTGGGGAGCTGATGGTGTTATTATTGGTAGTGCCATTGTGAAGGTGTTGGGTGAAGCTAAATCTCCCAAGGAAGGGTTGAAAGAACTTGAAACCTTCATCAAATCGTTGAAATCTGCATTATTGTAA